Proteins co-encoded in one Pseudochaenichthys georgianus chromosome 22, fPseGeo1.2, whole genome shotgun sequence genomic window:
- the peli2 gene encoding E3 ubiquitin-protein ligase pellino homolog 2 isoform X1: MLHSEASSLMFSSSQEEHCAPSKDPVKYGELVVLGYNGSLPNGDRGRRKSRFALYRRTKANGVKPSTVHILNTPQASKAVNCKGQHSISYTLSRNHTVVVEYCHDKDTDMFQIGRSTESPIDFVVTDTVAGGQEGEETPITQSTISRFACRVVCERVPPFTARIYAAGFDSSKNIFLGEKAAKWKNPDGHMDGLTTNGVLVMHPKGGFTEESKPGVWREISVCGDVYTLRETRSAQTPGKLVEHESNILQDGSLVDLCGATLLWRTAEGLFHTPTQKHLEALRQEINAGRPQCPVGLNTLAFPSMQRSRALSSLEEKQPWVYLSCGHVHGYHNWGHRSEQDANAQRECPMCRMVGPYVPLWLGCEPAFYVDTGAPTHAFVPCGHVCSEKSVKYWAEIPLPHGTHAFHAACPFCATQLGLTKGFAKLIFQGPVD; this comes from the exons ATGTTACACAGTGAAGCCAGTAGCCTCATGTTTTCGTCAAGCCAAGAGGAGCACTGCGCCCCGTCCAAAGACCCGGTGAAATATGGGGAGCTGGTGGTCCTGGG GTACAATGGCTCTCTGCCCAATGGAGATCGGGGTAGACGGAAAAGCAGATTTGCGCTATACAGGAGGACCAAAGCCAACGGTGTTAAGCCGAGCACCGTGCACATCCTCAACACACCCCAGGCAAGCAAG GCTGTGAACTGTAAAGGCCAACACAGCATCTCCTACACGCTGTCCAGGAACCACACGGTAGTGGTGGAGTACTGCCACGACAAAGACACCGACATGTTTCAG ATTGGGCGATCCACTGAGAGCCCCATAGACTTCGTGGTGACTGACACAGTAGCAGGCGGCCAGGAGGGAGAGGAGACCCCCATCACTCAGAGCACCATCTCACGCTTTGCCTGCAGAGTGGTCTGCGAGCGCGTCCCACCTTTCACCGCCCGCATTTACGCTGCTGGTTTTGATTCTTCCAAAAACATCTTCCTTGGG GAAAAAGCTGCAAAATGGAAGAACCCCGACGGTCACATGGACGGACTGACAACCAATGGCGTGCTTGTAATGCATCCCAAGGGTGGTTTCACAGAGGAGTCCAAGCCTGGCGTGTGGAGAGAGATCTCTGTTTGTGGGGACGTCTACACGCTGAGAGAGACCCGCTCGGCACAGACTCCGGGCAAACTG GTGGAGCATGAGAGCAACATCCTGCAGGACGGCTCCCTGGTGGATCTCTGCGGAGCCACTCTGCTGTGGCGTACTGCAGAAGGCCTCTTTCACACTCCCACCCAAAAGCACCTGGAGGCCCTCAGGCAGGAGATCAACGCGGGGCGCCCCCAGTGCCCCGTGGGTCTGAACACCCTCGCCTTCCCCAGCATGCAACGCAGCCGCGCCCTCTCCTCTCTGGAGGAGAAGCAGCCCTGGGTCTACTTGTCTTGCGGCCACGTGCACGGCTACCACAACTGGGGCCACCGCTCGGAACAGGATGCCAACGCTCAGCGAGAGTGTCCCATGTGCCGGATGGTCGGGCCCTACGTGCCGCTGTGGCTGGGCTGCGAGCCGGCCTTCTACGTGGACACAGGGGCCCCCACCCATGCCTTCGTGCCATGCGGACACGTGTGTTCTGAGAAATCAGTGAAATACTGGGCGGAGATCCCGCTGCCCCACGGCACCCACGCCTTCCACGCCGCCTGCCCCTTCTGTGCCACCCAGCTCGGCCTCACTAAGGGCTTCGCCAAGCTAATCTTCCAGGGCCCGGTGGACTGA
- the peli2 gene encoding E3 ubiquitin-protein ligase pellino homolog 2 isoform X2, which yields MLHSEASSLMFSSSQEEHCAPSKDPVKYGELVVLGYNGSLPNGDRGRRKSRFALYRRTKANGVKPSTVHILNTPQAVNCKGQHSISYTLSRNHTVVVEYCHDKDTDMFQIGRSTESPIDFVVTDTVAGGQEGEETPITQSTISRFACRVVCERVPPFTARIYAAGFDSSKNIFLGEKAAKWKNPDGHMDGLTTNGVLVMHPKGGFTEESKPGVWREISVCGDVYTLRETRSAQTPGKLVEHESNILQDGSLVDLCGATLLWRTAEGLFHTPTQKHLEALRQEINAGRPQCPVGLNTLAFPSMQRSRALSSLEEKQPWVYLSCGHVHGYHNWGHRSEQDANAQRECPMCRMVGPYVPLWLGCEPAFYVDTGAPTHAFVPCGHVCSEKSVKYWAEIPLPHGTHAFHAACPFCATQLGLTKGFAKLIFQGPVD from the exons ATGTTACACAGTGAAGCCAGTAGCCTCATGTTTTCGTCAAGCCAAGAGGAGCACTGCGCCCCGTCCAAAGACCCGGTGAAATATGGGGAGCTGGTGGTCCTGGG GTACAATGGCTCTCTGCCCAATGGAGATCGGGGTAGACGGAAAAGCAGATTTGCGCTATACAGGAGGACCAAAGCCAACGGTGTTAAGCCGAGCACCGTGCACATCCTCAACACACCCCAG GCTGTGAACTGTAAAGGCCAACACAGCATCTCCTACACGCTGTCCAGGAACCACACGGTAGTGGTGGAGTACTGCCACGACAAAGACACCGACATGTTTCAG ATTGGGCGATCCACTGAGAGCCCCATAGACTTCGTGGTGACTGACACAGTAGCAGGCGGCCAGGAGGGAGAGGAGACCCCCATCACTCAGAGCACCATCTCACGCTTTGCCTGCAGAGTGGTCTGCGAGCGCGTCCCACCTTTCACCGCCCGCATTTACGCTGCTGGTTTTGATTCTTCCAAAAACATCTTCCTTGGG GAAAAAGCTGCAAAATGGAAGAACCCCGACGGTCACATGGACGGACTGACAACCAATGGCGTGCTTGTAATGCATCCCAAGGGTGGTTTCACAGAGGAGTCCAAGCCTGGCGTGTGGAGAGAGATCTCTGTTTGTGGGGACGTCTACACGCTGAGAGAGACCCGCTCGGCACAGACTCCGGGCAAACTG GTGGAGCATGAGAGCAACATCCTGCAGGACGGCTCCCTGGTGGATCTCTGCGGAGCCACTCTGCTGTGGCGTACTGCAGAAGGCCTCTTTCACACTCCCACCCAAAAGCACCTGGAGGCCCTCAGGCAGGAGATCAACGCGGGGCGCCCCCAGTGCCCCGTGGGTCTGAACACCCTCGCCTTCCCCAGCATGCAACGCAGCCGCGCCCTCTCCTCTCTGGAGGAGAAGCAGCCCTGGGTCTACTTGTCTTGCGGCCACGTGCACGGCTACCACAACTGGGGCCACCGCTCGGAACAGGATGCCAACGCTCAGCGAGAGTGTCCCATGTGCCGGATGGTCGGGCCCTACGTGCCGCTGTGGCTGGGCTGCGAGCCGGCCTTCTACGTGGACACAGGGGCCCCCACCCATGCCTTCGTGCCATGCGGACACGTGTGTTCTGAGAAATCAGTGAAATACTGGGCGGAGATCCCGCTGCCCCACGGCACCCACGCCTTCCACGCCGCCTGCCCCTTCTGTGCCACCCAGCTCGGCCTCACTAAGGGCTTCGCCAAGCTAATCTTCCAGGGCCCGGTGGACTGA